From Streptomyces griseorubiginosus, one genomic window encodes:
- a CDS encoding vWA domain-containing protein, whose translation MERQRTRQVMLALTLAGGLLLTGCSGGDDSGSKSSADGSKGGSYGSAFPAPDQLEGEQGSEESRDYDSPEPQAPDYLSTFALDVDTASYGYARRTLAEGRLPDPSTIRPEEFVNSFRQDYDRPDGNGFTVTVDGARTDRDGWSLVRVGLATREARDQDDDRPPAALTFVIDISGSMAEPGRLDLAQQSLDTMTERLHDDDSVAIVTFSDEAETVLPMTRLGGHRDRVHEAIDGLEPTYSTNLGAGVETGYRTAVDGLREGATNRVVLISDALANDGDTDPDSILDRIDTARREDGITLFGVGVGSDYGDALMERLADKGDGHTVYVSGADDAEKVFCEQLPQNIDLTARDAKAQVAFDPETVKQFRLIGYDNRRVADDDFRDDRVDGGEVGPGHTVTALYAVRTKPGAEGHLATATVRWQDPETRAPHEKSAELETFDDSLREANSRFQVDAVAAYFADLLRGTYDDERLPGRPSTRELADWADQLADRTEDSAVRQLADAIRRARLLAD comes from the coding sequence ATGGAGCGACAGCGGACACGACAGGTGATGCTCGCCCTGACACTGGCGGGCGGCCTGCTGCTCACCGGCTGCAGCGGGGGCGACGACAGCGGAAGCAAGAGCAGCGCCGACGGATCGAAGGGCGGCTCGTACGGCTCGGCCTTCCCGGCCCCGGACCAGCTGGAGGGCGAACAGGGTTCCGAGGAGTCCCGCGACTACGACTCCCCGGAACCGCAGGCCCCCGATTACCTCTCCACCTTCGCCCTCGACGTCGACACCGCCTCCTACGGCTACGCCCGCCGCACCCTTGCCGAGGGCCGCCTCCCCGACCCCTCGACGATCCGCCCCGAGGAGTTCGTCAACAGCTTCCGCCAGGACTACGACCGCCCCGACGGCAACGGCTTCACGGTCACCGTCGACGGCGCCCGCACCGACCGGGACGGCTGGTCCCTGGTCCGGGTGGGCCTGGCCACGCGCGAGGCACGGGACCAGGACGACGACCGCCCGCCCGCCGCCCTGACCTTCGTCATCGACATCTCCGGCTCCATGGCCGAACCCGGCCGCCTCGACCTCGCCCAGCAGTCCCTCGACACCATGACGGAACGCCTGCACGACGACGACTCCGTCGCGATCGTCACCTTCAGCGACGAGGCCGAGACGGTCCTGCCGATGACCCGGCTCGGCGGCCACCGCGACCGGGTCCACGAGGCGATCGACGGCCTGGAACCGACGTACTCCACCAACCTCGGCGCCGGCGTCGAGACCGGATACCGCACGGCCGTGGACGGTCTGCGCGAGGGCGCCACCAACCGGGTCGTCCTCATCTCCGACGCCCTCGCCAACGACGGCGACACCGACCCCGACTCCATCCTCGACCGCATCGACACCGCCCGCCGCGAAGACGGCATCACCCTCTTCGGCGTGGGTGTCGGCAGCGACTACGGCGACGCCCTGATGGAACGCCTCGCCGACAAGGGCGACGGCCACACCGTCTACGTCTCCGGCGCCGACGACGCCGAGAAGGTCTTCTGCGAACAGCTCCCGCAGAACATCGACCTCACCGCCCGCGACGCCAAGGCCCAGGTCGCCTTCGACCCGGAGACCGTCAAGCAGTTCCGCCTCATCGGCTACGACAACCGCCGCGTCGCCGACGACGACTTCCGTGACGACCGCGTGGACGGCGGCGAGGTCGGCCCCGGCCACACCGTCACCGCCCTCTACGCGGTCCGCACCAAGCCCGGCGCCGAGGGCCACCTCGCCACCGCGACCGTCCGCTGGCAGGACCCCGAGACCCGCGCCCCGCACGAGAAGTCGGCCGAACTGGAGACCTTCGACGACTCCCTGCGCGAGGCGAACTCCCGCTTCCAGGTCGACGCGGTGGCCGCCTACTTCGCCGACCTCCTGCGCGGAACCTACGACGACGAGCGGCTGCCGGGACGGCCGTCGACGCGGGAACTCGCCGACTGGGCAGACCAGTTGGCGGACCGCACCGAGGACAGCGCGGTACGGCAGCTCGCCGACGCCATCCGCCGGGCCCGGCTCCTCGCGGACTGA
- a CDS encoding AMP-dependent synthetase/ligase, with amino-acid sequence MGVRRDLKRAKHLAGRSAVEVVRDESGVVREARTPPLAPRPTTGSIADLPFTNAAETPEAVVLHRKEGDTWSPVTAAAFAREVTAVAKGLVAAGVEPGGRVAVMSRTRYEWTVLDFAIWAAGAQTVPIYATSSAEQVEWIVRDSGARHVVTENAENAATVTTGTADHQVRPRVWQLEAAALDELAALGHDVPDEEVTKRRAALAPDTIATICYTSGTTGRPKGCVLTHANLHAEAANTVELLHPIFKEVTDQTASTLLFLPLAHIMGRTLQIACLMARIEIGHCPSIKPDELRPALKEFRPTFLVGVPYLFEKIHATGRATAEKMGRAASFDRAHHVAVRFGEAYLDKFLGRGKGPGPDLYAAWGLYDLLVYRRIRKELGGRMRYAISGGSPLDRDLNLFFAAAGIIIYEGYGLTETSAAATVVPPLSPRPGTVGQPVPGTAIRIADDGEVLIKGGVVFGAYWNNPEATDAVLKDEWFATGDLGALDEDGYLTITGRKKDLLVTSGGKNVSPAVLEDRLRSRAPVGQCLVVGDNRPFVAALITLDPEAMTHWLSVRGLPADTPHAELAEDERLRADLQKAVDHANAAVSRAESIRAFRLIEGEFTEDNGMLTPSLKVKRHAVTAAYAEDIEALYRK; translated from the coding sequence ATGGGCGTACGCAGGGATCTGAAGAGGGCGAAACACCTGGCGGGCCGGTCCGCGGTCGAGGTCGTCAGGGACGAGAGCGGTGTCGTACGGGAGGCCCGCACCCCGCCCCTCGCCCCGCGCCCGACCACCGGCAGCATCGCCGACCTCCCCTTCACCAACGCGGCCGAGACCCCCGAGGCCGTGGTGCTGCACCGGAAGGAGGGGGACACCTGGAGCCCCGTCACGGCAGCCGCCTTCGCCCGTGAAGTGACCGCCGTGGCCAAGGGGTTGGTCGCCGCGGGTGTCGAACCGGGCGGCCGGGTCGCGGTGATGTCCCGCACCCGCTACGAGTGGACGGTCCTGGACTTCGCGATCTGGGCGGCCGGGGCCCAGACCGTCCCGATCTACGCGACCTCCTCCGCCGAGCAGGTGGAGTGGATCGTCCGCGACTCCGGCGCCCGCCATGTCGTCACCGAGAACGCCGAGAACGCGGCCACCGTCACCACCGGCACCGCGGACCACCAGGTCAGGCCCCGTGTCTGGCAGTTGGAGGCGGCCGCCCTCGACGAACTCGCCGCCCTCGGGCACGACGTCCCCGACGAGGAGGTCACCAAGCGCCGCGCCGCGCTCGCCCCCGACACCATCGCCACGATCTGCTACACCTCCGGCACCACCGGCCGCCCCAAGGGCTGCGTCCTCACCCACGCCAACCTGCACGCCGAGGCCGCCAACACCGTCGAGCTCCTCCACCCCATCTTCAAGGAGGTCACCGACCAGACCGCCTCCACCCTCCTCTTCCTCCCGCTCGCCCACATCATGGGCCGCACCCTCCAGATCGCCTGTCTGATGGCCCGCATCGAGATCGGCCACTGCCCGAGCATCAAGCCCGACGAACTGCGGCCCGCCCTCAAGGAGTTCCGCCCGACCTTCCTCGTCGGCGTCCCGTACCTCTTCGAGAAGATCCACGCCACCGGCCGCGCCACCGCCGAGAAGATGGGCCGCGCCGCCTCCTTCGACCGCGCCCACCACGTCGCCGTCCGCTTCGGCGAGGCCTACCTGGACAAGTTCCTGGGCCGCGGCAAGGGACCAGGACCCGACCTCTACGCCGCCTGGGGCCTGTACGACCTGCTCGTGTACCGCCGTATCCGCAAGGAACTCGGCGGCCGCATGCGCTACGCCATCAGCGGCGGCTCACCCCTGGACCGCGACCTCAACCTGTTCTTCGCCGCGGCCGGGATCATCATCTACGAGGGCTACGGCCTCACCGAGACCAGCGCCGCCGCCACCGTCGTCCCGCCGCTCAGCCCCCGCCCCGGCACGGTCGGACAGCCCGTGCCCGGCACCGCGATCCGCATCGCCGACGACGGCGAGGTCCTCATCAAGGGCGGGGTCGTCTTCGGCGCCTACTGGAACAACCCCGAGGCCACCGACGCCGTCCTGAAGGACGAGTGGTTCGCCACCGGCGACCTCGGGGCCCTCGACGAGGACGGCTACCTCACCATCACCGGCCGCAAGAAGGACCTCCTCGTCACCTCCGGCGGCAAGAACGTCTCCCCGGCCGTCCTGGAGGACCGGCTGCGCAGCCGGGCCCCCGTCGGCCAGTGCCTCGTCGTCGGCGACAACCGCCCCTTCGTCGCCGCCCTGATCACCCTCGACCCCGAGGCGATGACCCACTGGCTCTCGGTCCGGGGCCTGCCCGCCGACACCCCCCACGCCGAACTCGCCGAGGACGAACGGCTGCGCGCCGACCTCCAGAAAGCCGTCGACCACGCCAACGCGGCCGTCTCCCGCGCCGAGTCGATCCGCGCCTTCCGGCTGATCGAGGGGGAGTTCACCGAGGACAACGGCATGCTCACCCCGTCCCTCAAGGTCAAACGGCACGCGGTGACGGCGGCCTACGCCGAGGACATCGAGGCCCTCTACCGGAAGTAG
- a CDS encoding rodlin: protein MKKLWATAAVAASVAGVAAAAAPQALAIGNDSGTKSASGNGASQEFGNSATFGDMSPQLSLVQGSLNKPCVGLPAKLNAQGLVGLVAVGVLQDVPILSAPQNQQCVENSTQAKGDEPLSHILDDISALSGNGASHS from the coding sequence ATGAAGAAGCTGTGGGCAACCGCGGCTGTTGCCGCGTCCGTCGCCGGTGTCGCGGCCGCGGCCGCCCCCCAGGCGCTCGCCATCGGCAACGACAGCGGCACCAAGTCCGCCAGTGGCAACGGCGCCTCGCAGGAGTTCGGCAACTCGGCCACGTTCGGCGACATGAGCCCGCAGCTCTCGCTGGTCCAGGGTTCGCTGAACAAGCCCTGTGTCGGTCTGCCGGCCAAGCTGAACGCCCAGGGCCTCGTCGGCCTCGTCGCCGTCGGTGTCCTGCAGGACGTGCCGATCCTGTCGGCCCCGCAGAACCAGCAGTGCGTCGAGAACTCCACCCAGGCCAAGGGCGACGAGCCGCTGTCGCACATCCTGGACGACATCTCGGCCCTGTCGGGCAACGGCGCCTCGCACAGCTGA